TGAGCCCATTAATGGTAGGGAAGGTGTAGATTGTCGGAACTTCGCCCATAAAATCCAAATAGGGGATAATTTCAGACAAAGGCACATTCCTAAGCAGGTAAGCAAATTTAATACGCTGCCAAGTAGTTCCTTTTGGCGTAAATAGCGTAAGGAGCATTTGAAAAGCTCGCTTCTCATCTGCTCCTTGATAATTAAACATACATTTGCTAAGCCTTTGTGCCTGGCTTAACGATAACTCATTCCAGCTTGTAGCAACTCGAAAATTCATAGGGCTAAATTAGTAAGATGAATTTTCTCGTGAAAGGACAAAAAAAGCCCCACATCGGCTCAAATGCAGGGCTTAGGTGTTAATAAAAATAGTAAGAATCAAACCACTCTTACCGAGCCTATTTTTTTACTCAAATCGTGTAACGCAAAATTGAGTATTTCTTTTTCTCTCTCTGTAAATTGGGCAGGCTTGCCATTTACGATATTGCCATTTATCCGTTGGTAAAACCATTCTTTGCTTTTGCTAAAATAATTTTTAGCAATAAACGAAACCGAAATAAAAGGCAGAATATCTTTTAACTGCTCTCGCACCAAAAGTTTTTCAAGATTTTCATTCGTTTCTTTCA
This Ornithobacterium rhinotracheale DNA region includes the following protein-coding sequences:
- a CDS encoding DUF5053 domain-containing protein, with product MIDKVKQLRDKFRTATEEEKERIETELKALNQENPEAFAQAMLACMKETNENLEKLLVREQLKDILPFISVSFIAKNYFSKSKEWFYQRINGNIVNGKPAQFTEREKEILNFALHDLSKKIGSVRVV